One genomic segment of Sminthopsis crassicaudata isolate SCR6 chromosome 4, ASM4859323v1, whole genome shotgun sequence includes these proteins:
- the LOC141540454 gene encoding uncharacterized protein LOC141540454, whose product MADTCFSGPCFPTASAVSVCSSDVSCGSNRVCLPSSCTGSSWQLDDCPESCCEPGCCPAPCCPAPCCPAPCCPAPCCTPASCCPAPCCTASPCSVQSCCCVPMCCKPSCCVTTACCPASCCCQPSCCRPACCCVPVSCKSIYSSCCVPVSCKPSCCTIPSSSSCCVVPSCCPAATCCRPASCFCQPSCCRPACCVRLVCRPVCGPASCCAPVSCRPSCCGPTSSSSCCCAPSCCPAAPCCRPASCVSLVCRPACCKPACCAPSCGQKSCC is encoded by the exons ATGGCAGACACCTGTTTCTCTGGGCCTTGCTTTCCCACAGCCTCGGCCGTCTCGGTCTGTTCCAGTGACGTGAGCTGTGGCAGCAACAGAGTCTGCTTGCCCAGTTCTTGCACCGGCTCTTCCTGGCAGCTGGACGACTGCCCGGAGAGCTGTTGTGAACCCGGCTGCTGCCCAGCCCCCTGCTGCCCGGCCCCCTGCTGCCCGGCCCCATGCTGCCCGGCCCCGTGCTGCACACCGGCCTCCTGCTGCCCGGCCCCGTGCTGCACTGCCTCTCCCTGCTCGGTGCAGTCCTGCTGCTGCGTCCCCATGTGCTGCAAGCCCAGCTGCTGTGTGACCACAGCCTGCTGCCCTGCCTCCTGCTGCTGCCAGCCCAGCTGCTGCCGCCCAGCCTGCTGCTGTGTGCCTGTCTCCTGCAAATCCATTTACT CCTCCTGCTGCGTGCCCGTCTCCTGCAAACCGTCTTGCTGTACCATCCCATCCTCCTCTTCTTGCTGCGTTGTACCCTCCTGCTGCCCGGCCGCCACCTGCTGCCGCCCCGCCTCCTGCTTCTGCCAGCCCAGCTGCTGCCGCCCGGCCTGCTGCGTGCGCCTCGTGTGCCGGCCCGTGTGCGGCCCGGCCTCCTGCTGCGCGCCCGTCTCCTGCAGACCCTCTTGCTGCGGCCCCACGTCCTCCTCCTCTTGCTGCTGCGCACCCTCCTGCTGCCCGGCCGCCCCCTGCTGCCGCCCCGCCTCCTGTGTGTCCCTGGTCTGCCGGCCCGCCTGCTGCAAGCCCGCCTGCTGCGCCCCCAGCTGCGGCCAGAAATCTTGCTGCTGA